In Ipomoea triloba cultivar NCNSP0323 chromosome 15, ASM357664v1, one genomic interval encodes:
- the LOC116006487 gene encoding uncharacterized protein LOC116006487 — MCILCVIQKWSRRVATMLPWLVIPLIGLWALSQALPPAYRFEITSPRLACVLVLLVTLFWYEILMPYLSSWRARRNAMLRERKRFEAIELQKLRKTATRRCRNCLTPYRDQNPGGGKFMCAYCGHISKRPVLDLPVPPGLGLSNSGILKELVGKSGKILNGKVWTDNGWTCGQDWIENGNWVAGSFPAKSSYWSKNGSGFFDGDHCLAKKSYFRVFVFACKALTAVYTSIMWLCRKICRTSSSRDDASVDAERRGMLDKRGENGGNCQESKGEKARRKAEEKRQARLEKELLEEEERKQREEVARLVEERRRLRDEKMEAEKERGKGSSPKERESKKESEKRHQEKKKERDRGSSKSNSDVEELEKRASKEGERSKRNENDRREQKFGSEFSKAQNTESGHGFKGANANNHNRGNTGTRYFDRMRGTFLSSSRALTGGGFFGKSTNPSTAPKEHKSCTSVDHVQAFAPRREPPQPDRFSVKPNLNGDDRNINHPVLIEPQPCIAPKKSWQQLFTRSSAVSPPSNSNVIRRPNGKSQAGVHSPPYSSHSPPVQAFDNPINFGLPSPFNLSSLTFGPTSSSTSLPLSCETMFPRIGEPLSPLLPEESETYEDPSYETDPVTLLGPVSESLDNFHRDLGFVTDTGLEKMPAANNLPASSEVTRPSPIESPISRPRVPEERHTNSFLFPTTPKAKDLPNAPKDASSEGNDAGEWQMWKSSPLGQDSLGLIGGPSSWLLNQELNRLNREEIIPPAPQKTMASLFKKDDQVLPGVHSLQNGGTFSSSMLGSTDSRFSNPLIGTVSGGENQYTLKPKEEGIPNEMIYGSPNAGATNHPFELSSTNSWAKKEWSVQGTAESVGNSPVSNVGGLYSTPNAQSLWAYD; from the exons ATGTGTATACTGTGCGTTATTCAGAAGTGGTCTCGGAGGGTTGCTACCATGTTGCCGTGGTTAGTGATTCCGCTGATTGGGCTATGGGCACTATCACAGGCGTTGCCCCCGGCTTATCGCTTCGAAATCACGTCTCCCAGGCTGGCTTGTGTCCTTGTACTCTTGGTCACGCTTTTTTGGTATGAGATTTTGATGCCTTATTTGTCTTCTTGGCGGGCAAGGAGGAATGCTATGCTTAGGGAGAGGAAGAGGTTTGAAGCAATTGAATTGCAGAAATTGAGGAAAACAGCCACAAGAAGGTGTAGAAATTGTTTGACTCCATACAGGGATCAGAATCCTGGCGGCGGCAAGTTCATGTGCGCATATTGTGGTCATATTTCTAAAAGACCAGTCCTGGACTTGCCTGTGCCACCAGGCTTGGGCTTATCGAATTCTGGGATTTTGAAGGAGTTGGTGGGAAAAAGTGGGAAGATATTGAATGGTAAGGTTTGGACTGATAATGGGTGGACATGCGGACAGGATTGGATTGAGAATGGAAATTGGGTTGCTGGTTCTTTTCCTGCCAAGTCAAGTTACTGGAGCAAGAATGGCAGTGGGTTTTTTGACGGTGATCATTGTTTAGCTAAAAAGTCTTATTTTCGGGTGTTTGTATTTGCTTGCAAAGCATTGACTGCTGTATACACGAGTATCATGTGGCTTTGTAGAAAGATTTGTAGGACTAGTTCTTCCAGGGATGATGCTTCTGTTGATGCTGAGCGGAGAGGAATGTTGGATAAAAGAGGTGAAAATGGAGGAAATTGTCAAGAGAGTAAAGGTGAGAAAGCTCGAAGAAAAGCGGAAGAGAAGAGGCAGGCTAGGTTAGAAAAAGAGCtattggaagaagaagaaagaaagcaaaGGGAGGAAGTTGCTAGATTGGTCGAAGAACGTAGGAGATTACGAGATGAAAAGATGGAGGCTGAAAAAGAACGTGGGAAAGGATCTTCTCCTAAGGAAAGAGAAAGTAAAAAAGAGTCAGAAAAAAGACAtcaggagaagaagaaagaacgCGACAGGGGATCTAGCAAAAGCAACTCAGATGTAGAAGAACTGGAAAAAAGAGCAAGCAAGGAAGGTGAACGTAGCAAACGGAATGAGAATGATCGGCGTGAACAAAAATTTGGGTCTGAATTTTCAAAGGCTCAAAACACTGAATCTGGACATGGTTTTAAGGGTGCTAATGCAAACAATCATAACCGTGGAAATACTGGAACTAGGTACTTTGACCGTATGAGGGGTACCTTTTTGTCATCTTCTAGAGCACTCACTGGAGGTGGCTTTTTTGGAAAGAGTACTAATCCATCTACTGCTCCAAAAGAACATAAATCTTGCACATCTGTAGACCATGTTCAGGCATTTGCCCCTAGGAGGGAACCACCGCAGCCAGATCGCTTTTCTGTCAAACCTAATTTGAATGGAGATGATAGGAACATCAATCATCCT GTACTCATTGAACCTCAACCATGTATAGCTCCCAAAAAGTCATGGCAACAGTTATTTACCCGTTCATCTGCTGTTTCTCCACCCTCTAATTCGAATGTCATAAGGAGACCAAATGGAAAATCCCAAGCAGGAGTTCACAGTCCTCCTTATAGTAGTCACTCTCCACCAGTGCAAGCATTTGACAATCCTATTAATTTTGGACTCCCATCTCCATTTAATTTGTCTTCTCTCACTTTTGGACCAACAAGTAGCAGCACATCCCTTCCATTATCATGTGAAACCATGTTTCCTCGTATAGGAGAACCATTGTCTCCATTACTACCTGAGGAATCAGAGACTTACGAGGATCCCAGTTATGAAACAGATCCAGTAACTTTGCTTGGTCCAGTTTCTGAGTCTCTTGATAACTTCCACCGGGACCTAGGATTTGTGACAGATACAGGGTTGGAAAAAATGCCTGCTGCTAATAATTTGCCTGCATCTTCTGAAGTGACTAGGCCATCACCAATTGAGTCTCCAATATCCCGACCTCGAGTTCCTGAGGAAAGGCATACAAACTCTTTTCTTTTCCCAACCACTCCTAAGGCTAAGGATTTGCCTAATGCGCCAAAGGATGCTTCAAGTGAGGGAAATGATGCAGGAGAATGGCAAATGTGGAAGAGCTCTCCTCTTGGTCAGGACAGTCTAGGTTTGATTGGTGGTCCATCCTCATGGCTTTTGAATCAGGAACTGAACAGATTGAACAGGGAGGAAATTATACCTCCTGCACCGCAGAAGACTATGGCTTCACTGTTtaaaaaagatgatcaagtcCTTCCTGGTGTTCATTCTCTTCAGAATGGTGGCACTTTCAGTTCTTCTATGCTTGGGAGTACTGATAGCAGGTTTTCAAATCCTTTAATTGGGACAGTTTCTGGAGGTGAAAATCAGTACACTCTGAAGCCTAAAGAGGAAGGCATACCAAATGAAATGATATATGGAAGTCCTAATGCTGGTGCTACTAACCATCCATTTGAGTTATCTTCAACTAATTCTTGGGCCAA AAAGGAGTGGAGTGTCCAAGGTACAGCAGAAAGCGTTGGAAACTCGCCAGTGTCAAATGTTGGTGGTTTATATTCCACACCAAATGCACAGTCTCTTTGGGCATATGATTGA
- the LOC116006489 gene encoding CBL-interacting protein kinase 18-like: MESEGSVTLQHYELGKLIGQGSFAKVYHARNLKNGVSVAIKIIDKEKIFKAGMMDQIKREISVMRLVKHPSIVHLHEVMASKTKIYFVMEYVKGGELFNKVVKGKLKEDAARKYFQQLICAVDFCHSRGVYHRDLKPENLLLDENGNLKISDFGLSALAESRRQDGLLHTTCGTPAYVAPEVINRKGYDGAKADVWSCGVILYVLLAGCLPFQDPNLMEMYRKIKKAEFKYPNWFSPDARKLISKILDPNPKTRISIAKIMESSWFRKGLDLNAGPDFRSKDTEGKDALVDVCESINKTTEANQESEKLKNLNAFDIISFSSGFDLSGLFVEDDQKGEDRFTSRQPAKAIISKLEDIAQHLKLKIMKKKGGFLRFEGSKLGRRGVVSIDAEIFEITPAFHLVELKKSNGDTLEYQKMMKHDLRPALQDIVWAWQGDQPQPEQLEEHSLLSY, from the coding sequence ATGGAGAGTGAAGGGAGTGTTACGTTGCAACATTACGAGTTGGGGAAATTGATAGGACAAGGGAGCTTTGCCAAGGTGTATCATGCGAGGAATCTCAAGAATGGCGTGAGCGTTGCCATTAAGATCATCGACAAGGAAAAGATTTTCAAGGCGGGAATGATGGATCAAATCAAACGGGAGATCTCGGTGATGAGGCTCGTTAAGCACCCCAGTATAGTGCATCTTCACGAGGTTATGGCGAGCAAGACTAAGATTTACTTCGTCATGGAATATGTGAAGGGCGGTGAGCTCTTTAACAAGGTGGTCAAAGGAAAGCTAAAAGAAGACGCGGCGAGGAAATATTTTCAGCAGCTAATCTGTGCCGTCGACTTCTGCCACAGTAGAGGCGTTTACCACAGGGATCTGAAACCCGAGAACCTACTCCTGGACGAGAACGGTAACCTAAAGATTTCCGACTTTGGCTTGAGCGCCCTTGCGGAATCTAGGCGTCAAGACGGCTTACTTCACACCACTTGTGGGACACCCGCATATGTTGCTCCCGAAGTGATAAATAGAAAAGGCTACGATGGTGCAAAAGCTGATGTTTGGTCATGCGGGGTGATCTTATATGTTCTATTGGCTGGATGTCTCCCCTTCCAAGATCCAAATTTGATGGAGATGTACCGAAAAATAAAGAAGGCCGAGTTCAAGTATCCTAACTGGTTCTCTCCCGATGCCCGTAAACTGATTTCAAAGATACTAGATCCAAACCCTAAAACCAGGATTTCCATTGCCAAAATAATGGAAAGTTCTTGGTTCAGAAAGGGTTTGGATTTGAACGCGGGTCCTGATTTTAGATCCAAAGACACCGAGGGAAAGGATGCCTTAGTTGATGTTTGTGAAAGCATCAACAAGACAACAGAGGCAAATCAAGAATCTGAAAAGCTCAAAAACTTGAACGCTTTTGATATCATCTCATTTTCATCAGGTTTTGACTTGTCCGGTTTGTTTGTGGAAGACGATCAAAAGGGAGAGGATAGATTCACGTCCAGACAACCGGCAAAAGCCATCATCTCCAAGCTAGAAGACATTGCTCAGCATCTgaagttgaagataatgaaGAAGAAAGGAGGATTCTTGAGATTTGAAGGATCAAAACTAGGAAGGCGAGGGGTTGTATCCATCGACGCAGAAATCTTTGAAATTACTCCCGCTTTCCATTTGGTGGAGTTGAAGAAGTCCAATGGAGATACACTAGAATATCAGAAAATGATGAAGCACGACTTAAGGCCAGCGTTGCAAGACATCGTTTGGGCTTGGCAAGGTGATCAACCGCAACCTGAGCAGCTCGAAGAACACTCATTACTAAGCTATTGA
- the LOC116006490 gene encoding 60S ribosomal protein L7a-1-like — MAPKKGVKLPVAASKKKPEKVVNPLFEKRPKQFGIGGALPPKKDLTRFVKWPQVVRIQRKRRILKQRLKVPPTLNQFSKTLDKNLATNLFKMLLKYRPEDKAAKKERLLKRAQAESEGKTPEIKKPIVVKYGLKHVTYLVEQNKAQLVVIAHDVDPIELVVWLPALCRKMEIPYCIVKGKARLGSIVHKKTASVLCLTSVKNEDKLEFSKILEAIKANFNDKYDENRKKWGGGIMGSKSQARTKAKERVLAKEAAQRMS, encoded by the exons ATG GCTCCGAAGAAGGGTGTGAAGCTCCCAGTTGCTGCTTCGAAGAAGAAGCCGGAGAAGGTCGTGAACCCGTTGTTCGAGAAGCGGCCGAAGCAGTTCGGCATCGGCGGGGCATTGCCACCGAAGAAGGATCTGACGAGGTTCGTGAAATGGCCTCAGGTTGTGCGTATCCAGAGGAAGAGACGGATCCTCAAGCAGCGCTTGAAGGTTCCACCTACCCTCAATCAGTTCTCCAAGACGCTTGATAAGAACCTTG CCACAAATCTCTTCAAGATGCTCCTGAAGTATAGGCCTGAGGACAAGGCAGCAAAGAAGGAGCGACTTCTGAAAAGAGCCCAGGCCGAGAGTGAAGGGAAAACTCCTGAAATCAAGAAGCCTATTGTTGTCAAGTATGGGCTTAAGCACGTTACTTATCTTGTGGAGCAG AACAAAGCACAACTGGTTGTCATTGCTCATGATGTTGACCCCATAGAATTGGTGGTCTGGCTTCCAGCTTTGTGCAGGAAGATGGAAATCCCTTACTGCATTGTCAAGGGAAAAGCAAGATTGGGTTCT ATTGTCCACAAGAAGACAGCATCAGTTTTGTGCTTGACTTCAGTGAAGAATGAGGACAAATTGGAGTTCTCCAAGATCTTGGAGGCCATCAAG GCCAACTTCAATGACAAATATGATGAAAACCGCAAAAAATGGGGCGGTGGTATCATGGGCTCGAAATCTCAAGCGAGGACAAAGGCCAAAGAAAGGGTTCTTGCAAAGGAGGCTGCTCAGAGGATGTCTTAG
- the LOC116006447 gene encoding WEB family protein At2g38370-like codes for MDPQNNGARLEDGLDSGAKMDPNSEVCRAEIDTSVPFESVKEAATRFGGIGFWRPTAHKPSRRDSQVTYEVDIAKVEEQAAQLERDLVVKERETLAVLKELESAKTTMEELKVKLQKASELDASLDFYSEAKGIDAVAEVAPKERNGDLVGSDGCGFNLCPSSAPGLILLELKQAKFNLSKTTRDLVDIRATVGSYNAKIEKERILLEKTKKRLASNFVKVSSLEEELNQTKRNLELVEACNGDSREPLDLTTELQRLCSETQQFKKVGEATKSEVLLAMLEIEQTKARIKTAEIKLIAAKKMKEAARATESVALAEIKALSNSENLFTTSQRKPGVGITLTLEEYSALTSRARDADEACKRRAIGAMLLADEANAAKIEILKKVEEATEEVKLSKAALEEALSRVEAANQGKLEVEEAIREWRFDHCQRKHTVQNPTKFKNSKSFQHRKDPSLLDVNGLTLVSNEAPSALKSTISIGQILSRKLLITEEFENGKRVEKGNGKHKVSLSLGQMFGKLNSMPSLKDPKENAHEVHPSKRKKFSFSRISLLVTKQGKKKKTSKFKVSRH; via the exons ATGGATCCGCAGAACAATGGGGCGAGGCTTGAAGACGGGCTTGATTCGGGTGCGAAGATGGACCCGAATTCGGAGGTTTGTAGGGCGGAGATCGACACTTCGGTTCCGTTTGAGTCGGTGAAAGAGGCGGCCACTCGGTTCGGTGGTATCGGTTTCTGGAGGCCCACTGCCCATAAGCCGTCCCGCCGTGATTCCCAG GTTACCTACGAGGTTGACATAGCGAAGGTGGAGGAGCAAGCTGCGCAGTTGGAAAGGGATTTGGTTGTTAAAGAAAGGGAAACGCTTGCTGTCCTAAAAGAACTCGAAAGCGCCAAGACTACCATGGAAGAACTGAAAGTAAAGTTGCAGAAGGCATCTGAGCTCGATGCTTCACTCGATTTTTATTCAGAAGCTAAGGGTATAGATGCTGTTGCAGAAGTGGCACCGAAGGAAAGAAATGGTGATCTTGTGGGAAGTGATGGATGTGGTTTCAATCTGTGTCCATCGTCGGCCCCTGGTCTCATATTGTTGGAGTTGAAACAAGCGAAATTTAATTTAAGCAAGACTACGCGTGATCTTGTGGACATTCGAGCCACAGTCGGATCATACAACGCGAAAATAGAGAAAGAGAGGATCTTGCTCGAGAAGACCAAGAAAAGGCTAGCTTCAAATTTCGTCAAGGTCTCATCTCTCGAGGAAGAGTTGAATCAAACGAAGCGAAATCTGGAGCTGGTGGAAGCTTGTAATGGCGATTCTCGTGAGCCCCTGGATCTCACGACGGAGCTTCAGAGGCTGTGTTCGGAGACACAACAGTTTAAAAAGGTGGGTGAAGCTACAAAATCGGAGGTTCTATTAGCTATGCTCGAGATTGAACAGACGAAGGCTAGGATCAAGACCGCAGAGATCAAGCTGATTGCAGCCAAAAAGATGAAAGAAGCCGCTAGGGCCACCGAGTCTGTTGCTCTTGCAGAGATCAAAGCCCTCTCAAACAGCGAGAACTTGTTTACAACTTCTCAGAGAAAACCTGGGGTTGGAATAACCCTTACCTTGGAGGAATACTCCGCATTGACCTCCAGAGCTCGAGATGCAGATGAGGCTTGTAAGAGGAGAGCCATTGGCGCAATGCTTCTAGCTGATGAAGCCAATGCCGCAAAAATAGAAATCTTGAAGAAGGTCGAGGAAGCCACAGAAGAAGTTAAACTAAGCAAGGCAGCCTTAGAAGAAGCGCTGAGCAGAGTCGAGGCTGCCAATCAAGGTAAACTGGAAGTGGAAGAAGCCATTCGCGAATGGAGATTTGATCACTGCCAAAGAAAACATACTGTCCAGAACCCAACCAAGTTCAAGAATTCCAAGTCATTTCAGCACCGGAAAGATCCTTCCCTGCTCGATGTGAACGGTCTCACTCTCGTCAGCAACGAGGCACCGTCAGCTCTTAAGTCGACGATATCAATAGGGCAAATATTGAGTAGGAAACTGCTTATAACCGAAGAATTTGAGAATGGAAAACGCGTAGAAAAGGGCAATGGAAAGCACAAAGTTTCACTTTCACTTGGCCAAATGTTTGGTAAGCTAAACAGCATGCCCAGCTTGAAAGACCCGAAAGAGAATGCACATGAAGTTCATCCCTCAAAGAGAAAGAAGTTTAGCTTCTCCAGAATCTCACTTCTTGTGACAAAACAaggcaagaagaagaagacctcAAAGTTTAAGGTTTCAAGACATTAG
- the LOC116007167 gene encoding peroxidase 4-like, with protein sequence MMKTTIPSSIHIHVAIMLFSLLGGLSSAQLSTNFYSKSCPSALSIIKSGVISAIKAETRMGASLLRLHFHDCFVNGCDGSILLDDTSTFTGEQTSLANNNSIRGLNVIDNIKAQLENSCPGVVSCADIVAVAARDSTVVLGGPSWNVLLGRRDSTTASISAANNNLPGPNFNLSALLSSFSKHGFSARELVALSGGHTIGKARCTTFRSRIYNDTNIDPSFASSLQGICPRSGGDNNLTPMDPTPTKFDNCYFRDLLKKKGLFHSDQELYNGGSTDSIVKTYTFNPSIFSKDFADAMLKMSNLGPLTGSSGQIRKNCGKVN encoded by the exons ATGATGAAGACTACAATTCCTTCTTCAATTCATATTCATGTTGCAATCATGCTCTTCTCCCTTCTCGGTGGGCTGAGTTCTGCTCAATTGTCTAcaaatttttactcaaaatctTGTCCCAGTGCCCTTTCCATTATCAAATCTGGTGTGATATCCGCCATTAAGGCTGAAACTCGAATGGGAGCATCCTTGCTTCGTCTCCATTTCCATGACTGCTTTGTCAAT GGTTGTGATGGATCGATTTTGTTGGATGACACATCAACTTTTACGGGGGAACAAACTTCTCTAGCAAATAACAACTCCATAAGAGGATTGAACGTGATTGACAACATTAAAGCTCAACTTGAGAACAGTTGTCCCGGTGTTGTATCTTGTGCTGATATTGTAGCTGTTGCTGCTCGAGACTCAACTGTTGTG CTTGGTGGTCCTAGTTGGAATGTGTTATTAGGGAGACGAGACTCAACCACAGCAAGTATAAGTGCAGCTAACAACAATCTTCCTGGACCAAATTTTAATCTCAGCGCACTCTTATCTTCTTTCTCCAAACATGGCTTTAGTGCTAGGGAATTGGTTGCTCTCTCCGGTGGCCACACAATAGGGAAAGCTAGGTGCACAACATTTCGATCTCGAATCTACAACGATACCAACATAGATCCCTCATTTGCATCATCGTTGCAAGGAATATGTCCTCGAAGTGGAGGTGACAACAACCTTACTCCAATGGACCCCACTCCAACCAAGTTTGATAATTGTTATTTCAGGGACTTATTGAAGAAAAAGGGACTCTTCCATTCTGACCAAGAACTCTATAACGGAGGTTCTACAGATTCCATAGTCAAGACGTATACCTTTAATCCTTCCATTTTCTCCAAAGATTTTGCAGATGCTATGCTGAAAATGAGTAATCTCGGTCCTCTCACAGGCTCAAGTGGCCAAATTAGGAAGAATTGTGGGAAAGTTAATTGA